One window of the Leptospira dzoumogneensis genome contains the following:
- a CDS encoding methyl-accepting chemotaxis protein gives MSIRFRISLYLSIVLLSGSVILTVINSIGSYFSLKYQVEDGSRMAGERFAYEVKDFLDSALGSLRGTQFILESSKPAREEVVAALWKLVEANQYYFGTWVVFEPNGFDGQDARFKNKPPYHDGTGRFVPYINKSKGAVTVEPVIYYENLDESGAFYTVPKKTLHDFVADPFSYPVGGKDVLMVSLVKPVFRGGSFSGVVGIDLAMENLQELLGPIKPFRGEGYLTLVSPNGTYAANGKDPSLVGKKNPDEEWLKQITEGIAKGKPFSLHGGGEGHHFFPFLLGNYDKPWAVEVSIPDSIFWSDMRGVILQTILSSLVIMVVILIILNLIFNRLITLGLLEAIGFSEKIADGDLTSHIEIAREDEIGKLLKSMDMMKVNLSKIILDIKTSSTKLNSTSDQMAESSRNFSDVAQAQASAAEESSAAVEELAASAENVRRSMEKAIENMKEIDTNVVLLREQIGTINNEMQTLSQVASESQERAVTGENAMGATNQAMDEIGESASRINEILSIITEISEKTNLLALNAAIEAARAGEAGKGFAVVAEEISKLASQTSSSVQEIGELVDSTNNAVHNGNTKVKEASDILRKLRTSVDSFGLSAKKVLESVRTQEKNTQDIHQSANFLMSFSLQIEEAVQEQKRATDEITKTIVSISEGTQEVASGADDLTSYSGEMHQQSEGLLKSVDKFKL, from the coding sequence ATGAGTATTCGCTTCAGGATTTCACTTTATCTATCGATAGTTTTACTTTCGGGTTCGGTTATTTTGACCGTAATCAACTCTATCGGATCGTATTTCAGCCTGAAGTATCAGGTGGAAGACGGGTCTAGAATGGCCGGAGAAAGATTTGCCTATGAGGTAAAGGACTTTTTGGATTCCGCATTGGGTTCCCTTAGGGGAACCCAATTTATATTAGAATCTTCTAAACCTGCAAGAGAAGAAGTGGTAGCCGCTCTTTGGAAATTGGTGGAGGCCAATCAATATTATTTCGGGACCTGGGTCGTATTTGAACCTAACGGTTTCGACGGACAGGATGCAAGATTTAAGAATAAACCTCCTTATCATGACGGCACAGGAAGATTCGTGCCTTATATAAACAAATCTAAAGGTGCAGTTACCGTAGAGCCTGTGATATATTACGAAAATCTGGATGAGTCCGGGGCATTCTATACTGTTCCTAAAAAGACACTTCATGATTTTGTCGCGGATCCATTTTCATATCCTGTAGGTGGAAAGGATGTACTTATGGTTTCCTTAGTGAAACCGGTATTTAGAGGAGGAAGTTTTTCAGGAGTAGTGGGCATTGACCTCGCTATGGAAAACTTGCAGGAACTATTGGGACCGATCAAACCGTTTAGGGGAGAAGGTTATCTTACACTTGTTTCTCCAAATGGGACGTATGCCGCAAATGGGAAGGATCCTTCTTTGGTCGGGAAAAAGAACCCGGACGAAGAATGGTTGAAGCAGATCACGGAAGGGATCGCTAAAGGAAAACCTTTCTCTCTGCATGGAGGCGGAGAAGGACATCATTTTTTTCCATTTTTATTAGGAAATTATGATAAACCTTGGGCCGTAGAAGTATCCATCCCTGATTCTATCTTTTGGTCCGATATGAGAGGGGTGATCCTGCAGACAATTTTGTCTTCACTTGTGATCATGGTAGTGATACTGATCATTCTGAATTTGATCTTCAATCGACTCATTACTTTAGGACTCTTGGAAGCGATCGGTTTCTCGGAGAAAATAGCGGATGGAGATTTGACTTCTCATATAGAAATAGCAAGAGAAGATGAGATAGGAAAACTACTCAAGTCAATGGATATGATGAAGGTGAATCTTTCCAAGATCATCTTGGATATCAAAACTTCTTCAACTAAACTGAATAGCACTTCTGATCAAATGGCGGAATCCAGTCGTAACTTCTCGGATGTAGCCCAAGCACAAGCGTCAGCAGCGGAGGAATCGTCTGCAGCAGTAGAAGAACTTGCCGCATCCGCGGAGAATGTTCGTAGGTCCATGGAAAAAGCGATAGAGAATATGAAGGAGATAGATACGAACGTAGTTCTTCTTCGTGAGCAGATAGGCACCATTAACAACGAGATGCAAACATTATCTCAAGTCGCATCCGAATCCCAGGAACGAGCAGTTACCGGTGAGAATGCGATGGGTGCAACGAATCAGGCTATGGATGAGATTGGAGAAAGTGCGAGTCGTATTAACGAGATCTTATCCATTATCACTGAAATTTCTGAAAAAACAAATCTTCTTGCATTGAATGCTGCAATCGAAGCTGCAAGAGCAGGAGAAGCAGGTAAAGGGTTTGCTGTAGTTGCAGAAGAGATCAGTAAGCTTGCGTCTCAGACTTCTTCTTCCGTGCAGGAGATAGGAGAGCTTGTGGATTCCACGAATAATGCGGTCCATAACGGGAACACTAAGGTGAAAGAGGCGAGTGATATACTTCGTAAATTGAGAACCTCAGTGGATTCCTTCGGATTATCTGCGAAGAAGGTGCTGGAATCCGTTCGTACCCAAGAGAAGAATACACAGGACATTCATCAATCTGCGAATTTCTTAATGAGTTTTAGTTTACAGATCGAGGAAGCGGTCCAGGAACAGAAGAGGGCTACTGACGAGATCACTAAAACGATAGTAAGTATCTCGGAGGGAACCCAGGAAGTTGCTTCCGGAGCGGATGATCTCACTTCTTATTCAGGTGAAATGCACCAACAATCGGAAGGACTTTTGAAGTCTGTGGATAAGTTTAAACTTTGA
- a CDS encoding LA_0442/LA_0875 N-terminal domain-containing protein, translating into MFLGVWPKRPLTFAAGLFFLFGFGEIFSADFVRLKNGQVVRGKIILEDDEKVLVAENDDYVRYVDKDNVAQVSYEKGKQNTGTSTLDKKTTPQKVSDVPQGHVETGPPNMYGPSAGSSNGNGGDTSIEVIHEVVTDFIWRGLSFSGEIANRRNNESYRAMTFVPSYQPTVTFNTPLKGFQVQFWGNFQLTERNDRDNDGRFQMYPGGAGPGYAGQGSSGSLSPFSAPSPDALNSACPYDTQANFMAGNPTTGSTCGGDVPGFKKEQNGMKRSDGLFYAFYYNFEKTSWGTFTAGIWFYNTFQKSAAYTSPALGGFNSAAAQGVSGANNPSTQITRLAWQEYFFFWKLPFLQWANPTISFYTQFSQENAGLMAGKNYLSLTMGHEFFEGNFFRILPQVNIGYAMSNNIVDNRYGIQDITSTITFFFGKFFVKAADVYRPNLYMYDTDNYYGATGGYVNTTSKDGKIVDPGKVNGPANQLVLDFINSSTSIPDQLRQSVRESYLLQKIPSHLVWFSIGFSQNF; encoded by the coding sequence ATGTTCCTTGGAGTTTGGCCGAAGCGTCCGCTTACTTTCGCGGCAGGACTGTTTTTTCTTTTCGGTTTCGGAGAAATATTCTCAGCCGATTTCGTTCGTTTAAAGAACGGACAGGTAGTCCGAGGTAAGATCATCTTAGAAGATGATGAAAAGGTATTGGTTGCCGAGAATGATGACTATGTTCGTTATGTGGATAAGGACAATGTAGCTCAGGTAAGTTATGAAAAAGGAAAACAGAATACCGGTACTTCTACCTTAGATAAAAAAACGACCCCGCAAAAAGTTTCAGATGTTCCCCAGGGGCATGTCGAGACCGGTCCTCCGAATATGTACGGTCCAAGCGCAGGATCCAGTAACGGCAACGGAGGAGATACTTCTATAGAAGTGATACATGAGGTGGTCACGGACTTTATCTGGCGGGGATTGAGTTTCTCCGGAGAGATCGCTAACCGCAGAAATAACGAAAGTTATAGAGCTATGACATTCGTTCCTTCTTACCAGCCTACCGTAACTTTTAATACTCCGTTAAAAGGTTTCCAGGTACAGTTTTGGGGAAACTTTCAATTAACGGAACGTAATGATAGAGATAATGACGGAAGATTTCAAATGTATCCGGGAGGAGCCGGACCAGGTTATGCGGGACAAGGATCCTCAGGTTCTTTAAGCCCGTTCTCAGCTCCTTCTCCAGACGCGTTAAACTCTGCTTGTCCGTATGATACTCAGGCAAACTTTATGGCGGGAAATCCTACGACCGGTTCCACTTGCGGCGGGGATGTTCCAGGTTTCAAAAAAGAACAGAATGGTATGAAACGATCGGATGGTTTATTCTACGCATTCTATTATAATTTTGAAAAAACAAGCTGGGGAACTTTTACGGCAGGTATCTGGTTCTATAACACTTTCCAAAAGAGTGCGGCTTATACTTCTCCTGCATTAGGAGGATTTAATTCTGCGGCTGCGCAGGGAGTTTCCGGAGCGAATAATCCTTCTACCCAGATCACCCGTTTAGCTTGGCAGGAATATTTTTTCTTTTGGAAATTGCCTTTCTTGCAATGGGCGAATCCTACAATTTCATTTTATACTCAATTCTCTCAGGAAAATGCAGGCTTGATGGCGGGTAAAAATTATCTGTCTTTAACGATGGGGCATGAGTTCTTTGAAGGGAATTTTTTCAGGATACTTCCTCAGGTGAATATAGGTTATGCGATGAGTAATAATATCGTGGATAATAGATACGGGATCCAGGATATAACTTCTACGATCACTTTCTTTTTCGGAAAGTTTTTCGTGAAGGCGGCGGACGTATATAGACCTAATTTATATATGTATGATACAGATAATTATTACGGAGCGACTGGTGGTTATGTAAATACCACTTCCAAGGACGGTAAGATCGTGGATCCTGGAAAGGTGAACGGTCCTGCCAATCAGTTGGTATTGGATTTTATCAATTCCTCCACTTCTATACCGGACCAATTGAGGCAATCAGTAAGAGAGTCTTATCTTCTGCAGAAAATTCCTTCTCATTTGGTTTGGTTCAGTATAGGGTTCAGCCAAAACTTCTAA
- a CDS encoding PAS domain-containing protein: protein MDKDLQRELDAANQRISELEKKVEKLSRSESDNRLLRSLIDYSPSAITIVNSETGIFEVVNSTAEILFGYTREEFLKLGPADISPQFQPDGKTSKESAYEKISLALQGQTPVFRWDHCNKNKEIIPCEIHLVKIPGSNNLVRGNIIDLRKELAAEILLKTREEQLDLVIKSADLGFWDWNIPNGVVIPNERCAEILGYTLEEFLPTSEFWRSRIHPDDLPLITQGLQDHIEGRSELLESDFRMLCKDGSWKWIRSRGKVWERDKNGAPVRALGIHIDITEKRETEKILEEKESTLDLAVQGANLGIWDYNIITNEHHVDDNWLKMLGYNPGEIVPTYEFWNESLHPEDRDKTNSAWQSYVKGELPSYSAAFRLKCKDSSYKWILTRGKIAENDPEGNPVRMIGIHIDISEQKQTEEELRETKLFLDRAQKTAKIGSWEYDIPSGKMTASEGLYQILETNDRMLVPTFDYMHSNDRERVEEHFKRSVIEGVSSEIEYRSITPSGKEKILLNRTDFLKDSEGKVLKLLGTIQDISDEIKRKKEEEYKTNIERLTSSISTELINQPILEIEEAISNAILKITQTFKMSRGNLVLYDTEKLTRTLVYEFIVPEAKNQEASWPAESPVDPNNFLTKKILEGEIVTLQLEDFPESDARNKMQSLQIQFLIAVPLTLEGKVVGGLGMTSEVPLRQLGMKFGEFELANLKAIGETLTNAIERKRKHSDLIAERDLLSEIMKTSVAAITVLNPQGEILYANPSAENVLGLSLDEIQERKYNAPEWKATSIDGGEWTANDQPFMRVLTSGQPVYDVRHAIEDELGKKKFLSINGAPIKDTSGKIKNLVFLVTDITESLSAEKALKLSEERLRLALNASKMGTWSWNLTDRTAHWSLDTASIFGKNIEEFDTNTSVFMDLVHPDDQNLIRKYVRASLLGKDNSLNIEYRIFHPDGTIHWLEVKGQVYRTPKRVAARMAGIVADITDRKKSEEKLKASEARFQTFYRFANEAIIFLDPRTESILDTNPAFLRIFGFNQKDIHSVSPVSLFTPDSWATLHARIRSFESSENLELRAIRWNGQVFSAIGSVHFYTEKETYVAAVSLLDTSAIQEVEELKVINDEISVRNRLIEMQKNELQETLENLKKAQAQLIQSEKMAALGQLIAGVAHEINNPIGAVQASNQNLQECLIRFQTILPDVQNVLTGMNSEQVESFREFLSLVRQPKDQLAGMEERNAKKSIAVQLKELNIPSPYSIADTLTDMGFRELPKIALPFLVCEKASVLLEYSALEAFFFSNTNTIQIAVDRVSKILYALKNFSHFDTTSEKIPASITENIETVLTIYQNQLKKGIQISKEYENIPKTLCYPDDLIHVWTNLIYNSLQAMEFRGTIKIKVYQKVDSIIVEIMDNGPGIPENILDKIFQPFFTTKLPGEGSGLGLDIVKKIVEKHEGKIEVETRPGFTMFRILLPFLEVKV from the coding sequence ATGGACAAGGATCTCCAGAGGGAATTAGATGCGGCGAATCAAAGGATCTCCGAATTAGAGAAAAAAGTAGAAAAACTCTCTCGCTCGGAATCAGACAATCGTCTTTTGAGATCCTTGATCGATTACTCTCCTTCCGCAATCACGATCGTAAATTCGGAGACCGGGATCTTCGAGGTAGTTAATTCAACGGCTGAAATCCTTTTCGGATACACTAGAGAAGAATTCTTAAAATTAGGTCCCGCCGATATTTCTCCTCAATTCCAACCGGATGGAAAAACTTCCAAAGAATCCGCTTACGAAAAAATATCCCTCGCATTACAGGGACAAACTCCGGTATTTAGATGGGATCATTGCAATAAAAACAAAGAGATCATTCCTTGCGAAATACATTTAGTAAAGATCCCTGGTTCCAATAATCTAGTCCGCGGAAACATAATAGATCTCAGAAAAGAACTCGCAGCGGAAATTTTACTCAAGACCAGAGAAGAACAATTAGATCTCGTTATAAAAAGTGCAGACCTTGGATTTTGGGATTGGAATATTCCGAACGGGGTCGTAATACCCAATGAAAGATGTGCGGAGATCCTCGGATACACTTTGGAGGAGTTCCTACCCACCTCCGAATTTTGGAGATCCAGGATACATCCGGACGATCTGCCTCTCATAACGCAGGGATTGCAGGATCATATAGAAGGAAGATCCGAACTATTAGAGAGTGATTTCAGAATGTTATGCAAGGACGGATCTTGGAAATGGATCCGTTCTAGAGGAAAAGTTTGGGAGAGAGATAAGAACGGAGCCCCAGTTCGAGCCCTAGGCATCCATATAGATATTACGGAAAAAAGAGAAACGGAAAAGATCTTAGAAGAAAAGGAAAGCACCTTGGATCTCGCAGTACAAGGCGCTAATCTTGGTATATGGGATTATAATATTATAACAAACGAACATCATGTGGACGATAATTGGCTGAAGATGTTGGGTTATAATCCCGGAGAAATCGTACCCACATACGAATTTTGGAATGAGAGCCTTCATCCGGAAGACAGGGACAAAACAAACTCGGCCTGGCAAAGTTATGTTAAAGGAGAATTACCTTCTTATTCTGCGGCATTTCGTTTAAAATGTAAGGACAGTTCTTATAAATGGATCTTAACCAGAGGTAAAATAGCGGAGAATGATCCGGAAGGAAATCCGGTCAGAATGATCGGAATCCATATAGATATATCGGAACAAAAGCAGACAGAGGAAGAATTAAGAGAAACAAAACTTTTCTTAGACAGGGCCCAAAAAACGGCAAAGATAGGAAGCTGGGAATACGACATACCTTCCGGAAAGATGACGGCTTCCGAAGGTCTTTATCAAATATTAGAAACGAATGATAGAATGCTTGTACCTACATTCGACTATATGCATTCGAATGATAGAGAAAGAGTAGAAGAACATTTTAAAAGATCCGTAATAGAAGGGGTATCTTCAGAGATAGAATATAGATCCATCACACCTTCCGGAAAGGAGAAGATCCTTTTAAACAGGACCGACTTTCTAAAAGACTCCGAAGGAAAGGTGCTTAAACTTTTAGGAACGATCCAAGACATTAGCGACGAGATCAAAAGAAAAAAAGAAGAAGAATACAAAACGAACATAGAAAGACTCACTTCTTCCATTTCCACCGAGTTGATCAATCAACCTATATTAGAAATTGAAGAGGCAATCTCCAATGCGATCTTAAAGATCACCCAAACATTCAAAATGTCCAGGGGTAATTTAGTATTGTACGATACTGAAAAATTGACCAGGACTTTGGTATACGAGTTCATTGTTCCCGAAGCGAAAAACCAAGAGGCAAGCTGGCCTGCGGAAAGCCCGGTAGATCCGAATAATTTTCTCACAAAGAAGATCCTGGAAGGGGAAATAGTCACACTTCAACTGGAAGATTTTCCGGAATCGGATGCACGAAATAAAATGCAGTCTCTGCAAATTCAATTCTTGATCGCAGTTCCTCTTACCTTAGAAGGAAAAGTTGTCGGCGGTTTAGGAATGACTTCCGAAGTCCCTCTGAGGCAATTGGGAATGAAGTTCGGGGAATTCGAACTCGCGAACTTAAAAGCGATCGGAGAGACACTTACTAACGCAATAGAAAGAAAAAGAAAACATAGCGACCTGATCGCGGAAAGGGATCTTCTATCTGAGATCATGAAAACTTCAGTGGCAGCGATCACCGTATTAAATCCTCAGGGAGAAATTTTATACGCGAATCCTTCCGCAGAAAATGTTCTCGGACTAAGTTTGGATGAGATCCAAGAAAGAAAATACAATGCACCCGAGTGGAAAGCTACCTCTATAGACGGAGGAGAATGGACGGCAAACGATCAGCCGTTCATGAGGGTACTTACCTCCGGGCAGCCCGTATACGATGTCAGGCATGCAATAGAGGACGAATTAGGAAAAAAGAAATTTTTATCCATTAACGGAGCACCAATCAAGGATACTTCCGGAAAAATAAAAAATCTAGTCTTCCTAGTAACGGATATTACCGAATCACTTTCAGCCGAAAAGGCATTAAAGTTAAGCGAAGAAAGACTCAGACTTGCGTTAAACGCTTCCAAGATGGGAACTTGGAGCTGGAATTTAACGGATAGAACAGCTCATTGGTCCTTGGATACTGCTTCCATTTTCGGAAAAAATATAGAGGAGTTTGACACCAACACTTCCGTTTTCATGGATCTAGTACATCCGGACGATCAAAACCTGATCCGAAAATACGTAAGAGCGAGTCTATTAGGAAAAGATAATTCCCTCAATATAGAATATAGGATCTTTCATCCTGACGGGACTATCCATTGGCTGGAAGTCAAAGGCCAGGTATATCGGACACCGAAAAGAGTTGCCGCAAGAATGGCCGGGATAGTCGCAGATATCACCGACAGGAAAAAATCGGAGGAAAAATTAAAAGCAAGCGAGGCGAGGTTCCAAACCTTCTATAGATTTGCAAACGAGGCGATCATATTCTTAGATCCAAGAACGGAAAGTATCTTGGATACCAATCCCGCTTTTTTAAGAATATTCGGTTTTAACCAAAAAGACATTCATTCCGTTTCTCCGGTTTCCTTATTCACTCCCGATTCCTGGGCCACATTACATGCAAGAATACGTTCCTTCGAAAGTTCTGAAAATCTGGAGCTGAGAGCGATACGTTGGAACGGCCAAGTGTTTTCCGCAATAGGAAGCGTTCACTTTTATACGGAAAAAGAAACTTACGTAGCTGCAGTAAGCCTTCTAGATACTTCCGCCATCCAAGAGGTGGAAGAATTAAAAGTGATCAATGACGAGATCTCCGTCAGAAATAGACTGATAGAGATGCAAAAAAATGAGTTACAGGAAACATTAGAAAACCTTAAAAAAGCTCAGGCTCAGCTCATCCAATCCGAAAAGATGGCCGCCCTGGGGCAATTGATCGCAGGTGTGGCTCATGAGATCAATAATCCGATCGGGGCAGTACAAGCATCCAACCAAAATCTGCAGGAATGCCTGATCCGTTTTCAAACAATTCTACCTGATGTACAAAATGTATTAACCGGAATGAACTCGGAACAGGTGGAATCTTTCCGCGAATTTTTGAGTCTGGTCAGACAGCCAAAAGACCAACTGGCCGGAATGGAAGAAAGAAACGCCAAAAAAAGTATAGCAGTACAATTGAAAGAATTGAATATTCCTTCTCCTTACTCGATTGCGGATACCCTGACCGATATGGGATTTAGAGAATTGCCTAAGATAGCACTTCCATTCCTGGTCTGTGAGAAAGCAAGTGTGCTCTTGGAATATTCCGCACTGGAAGCATTCTTCTTTTCCAATACGAATACGATACAGATCGCCGTGGACCGGGTCTCTAAGATCTTATACGCTTTAAAAAACTTTTCTCATTTCGATACCACTTCGGAAAAGATCCCTGCATCCATTACTGAAAATATAGAAACGGTCCTCACGATCTATCAAAACCAGCTCAAAAAAGGGATCCAAATCTCCAAAGAATACGAAAATATTCCAAAAACATTATGTTATCCGGATGATCTCATTCATGTATGGACAAATTTGATCTATAACTCTTTACAAGCGATGGAATTCAGAGGGACAATCAAGATCAAGGTTTATCAAAAAGTGGACTCTATCATCGTGGAGATCATGGACAATGGACCTGGAATTCCTGAAAATATTCTGGATAAAATTTTCCAGCCATTTTTCACCACAAAACTTCCCGGAGAAGGAAGCGGTTTAGGACTGGATATTGTGAAAAAGATCGTAGAAAAACATGAAGGAAAGATAGAAGTAGAAACAAGACCCGGATTTACGATGTTCCGGATCCTGCTTCCTTTTTTAGAAGTTAAAGTTTAA
- a CDS encoding methyl-accepting chemotaxis protein, which produces MSIRYRISLYLAIVLLTGSFVLAGINSFSSYFSLKSQVDSGSTMAGKRYQYEISNFLNSVLGSLRGFQFMLETSHPNREEMISSLKKLAETDSHFFGTWVLYEPNAFDGQDARYKNTPYHDATGRFIPYWNRATGDLKITFAESYDVDDTISFYYRIPKKTQKDFISDPYVYSVSGKDVLMVSMVKPILRGGKFVGTVGTDIAMENLQELLGPIRPFRGEGYLALVSPDGLYAANGGDPSLVGKAIPDENIRAQVKELSLKGEDFQIKGAGHTRYFFPFLLGNYDKPWAVEVSIPDSIFWSDMRGVILQTILSSLVIMVVILIILNLIFNRLITLGLLEAIGFSEKIADGDLTSHIEIAREDEIGKLLKSMDMMKVNLSKIILDIKTSSTKLNSTSDQMAESSRNFSDVAQAQASAAEESSAAVEELAASAENVRRSMEKAIENMKEIDTNVVLLREQIGTINNEMQTLSQVASESQERAVTGENAMGATNQAMDEIGESASRINEILSIITEISEKTNLLALNAAIEAARAGEAGKGFAVVAEEISKLASQTSSSVQEIGELVDSTNNAVHNGNTKVKEASDILRKLRTSVDSFGLSAKKVLESVRTQEKNTQDIHQSANFLMSFSLQIEEAVQEQKRATDEITKTIVSISEGTQEVASGADDLTSYSGEMHQQSEGLLKSVDKFKL; this is translated from the coding sequence ATGAGTATCAGATACAGGATTTCACTCTACTTAGCGATCGTACTTTTGACAGGCTCTTTTGTTCTGGCGGGTATCAATTCATTTTCCTCTTATTTCAGTTTAAAGTCTCAGGTGGATTCAGGATCTACCATGGCCGGTAAACGTTATCAGTATGAAATTTCAAATTTTTTAAATTCAGTTTTAGGATCTTTAAGAGGTTTTCAATTTATGCTGGAAACTTCTCATCCTAATAGAGAAGAGATGATCTCTTCCCTTAAGAAGTTAGCCGAAACCGATTCTCATTTTTTCGGGACCTGGGTGTTATATGAGCCCAACGCTTTCGACGGGCAGGATGCAAGATATAAGAATACTCCTTATCATGATGCGACCGGCAGGTTTATTCCTTACTGGAATAGGGCAACCGGCGATTTAAAGATCACATTCGCAGAATCTTATGACGTGGATGATACGATCAGCTTTTATTATAGAATTCCTAAAAAGACCCAAAAAGATTTTATCTCGGATCCGTACGTATATTCGGTGAGCGGAAAAGATGTTCTTATGGTTTCCATGGTTAAGCCAATCTTACGAGGTGGAAAGTTCGTAGGAACAGTTGGAACGGATATCGCCATGGAAAATCTGCAGGAATTACTGGGGCCGATCCGACCATTTAGGGGAGAAGGTTATTTGGCCCTAGTATCGCCGGACGGACTCTATGCCGCAAATGGAGGAGATCCTTCTTTAGTTGGTAAGGCAATTCCGGATGAGAATATACGTGCCCAAGTAAAAGAACTGAGTTTAAAAGGAGAGGACTTTCAGATAAAAGGTGCGGGTCATACCAGATACTTTTTTCCATTTTTATTAGGAAATTATGATAAACCTTGGGCCGTAGAAGTATCCATCCCTGATTCTATCTTTTGGTCCGATATGAGAGGGGTGATCCTGCAGACAATTTTGTCTTCACTTGTGATCATGGTAGTGATACTGATCATTCTGAATTTGATTTTCAATCGACTCATTACTTTAGGACTCTTGGAAGCGATCGGTTTCTCTGAGAAAATAGCGGATGGGGATTTGACTTCTCATATAGAAATAGCAAGAGAAGATGAGATAGGAAAACTACTCAAGTCAATGGATATGATGAAGGTGAATCTTTCCAAGATCATCTTGGATATCAAAACTTCTTCAACCAAGTTAAACAGCACTTCTGATCAAATGGCGGAATCCAGTCGTAACTTCTCGGATGTAGCCCAGGCACAAGCTTCTGCAGCGGAAGAATCATCAGCAGCAGTAGAAGAACTTGCCGCATCCGCGGAGAATGTTCGTAGATCCATGGAAAAGGCGATCGAGAATATGAAGGAGATAGATACGAACGTAGTTCTTCTTCGTGAGCAGATAGGCACCATTAACAACGAGATGCAAACATTATCTCAAGTCGCATCCGAATCCCAGGAACGAGCAGTTACCGGTGAGAATGCGATGGGTGCAACGAATCAGGCTATGGATGAGATTGGAGAAAGTGCGAGTCGTATTAACGAGATCTTATCCATTATCACTGAAATTTCTGAAAAAACAAATCTTCTTGCATTGAATGCTGCAATCGAAGCTGCAAGAGCAGGAGAAGCAGGTAAAGGGTTTGCTGTAGTTGCAGAAGAGATCAGTAAGCTTGCGTCTCAGACTTCTTCTTCCGTGCAGGAGATAGGAGAGCTTGTGGATTCCACGAATAATGCGGTCCATAACGGGAACACTAAGGTGAAAGAGGCGAGTGATATACTTCGTAAATTGAGAACCTCAGTGGATTCCTTCGGATTATCTGCGAAGAAGGTGCTGGAATCCGTTCGTACCCAAGAGAAGAATACACAGGACATTCATCAATCTGCGAATTTCTTAATGAGCTTCAGTTTACAGATAGAAGAAGCGGTCCAAGAACAGAAGAGGGCTACTGACGAGATCACTAAAACGATAGTAAGTATCTCGGAGGGAACCCAGGAAGTTGCTTCCGGTGCGGATGATCTCACTTCTTATTCGGGTGAAATGCACCAACAATCGGAAGGACTTTTGAAGTCTGTGGATAAGTTTAAACTTTAA